In the genome of Bacteroidales bacterium WCE2004, the window GGTTGATGATGGTGTCGATCGCGACGGCGGTCTTGCCGGTCTGGCGGTCGCCGATGATCAGCTCGCGCTGGCCGCGGCCGATCGGAATCATCGCGTCGATGGCCTTGAGGCCGGTCTGGAGCGGCTCGGTGACGGGCTCGCGGAAGATGACGCCGGGGGCCTTGCGCTCCAGCGGCATCCGGACGGTCTCGCCCTCCACGGGGCCGAGTCCGTCGAGCGGCGTGCCGATCGGGTCGACGACGCGGCCCACGAGGCCCTCGCCCACCGGGATGCCGGCGATACGGCCGAGCCGGCGGACGTTCATCCCCTCGCCCACCTGGTCGGTGGGGCCGAGGAGGACGGCTCCGACATTGTCCTCTTCGAGGTTCATCACGACGGCCTTCACGCCGCTGTCGAATTCGAGAAGCTCGCCGGCCTCGGCTCCTGCGAGGCCGTAGATGCGGGCCACACCGTCGCTGACGGTCAGGACGTGGCCGACTTCTTCGTAGTGGAGCGAGTTGTCGACCCCGCGGAGCTGGTCCAGCAGGAGGTCCGAGATCTCGCTCGCCTTGATTGTATTTTGCGCCATTATACGATTCTGTTGTTTGAGATGACGAATTGCCGGCGGATGGTCTCGATCTGGCGGCGGACGCTGGCGTCCAGCAGATAGTCGTCCACCTCCAGCGTGAAGCCGCCGAGCAGGTCGGGATTCACGTCCGATTCGATCAGGACATCACCGCCGAACTGTTTCTCCAGGACGGTGCGGAGCTTGCGCTCCAGCTCCGGCGACGGGACGGCGGTAACCAGTCGGGCCACCCGGATCCCGCGGGAGCGGTAGTACATCGCGATGAAACTGCGGAAGATGAAGCGTACGTCCTCGAGACGGCCGTTCTTGACCAGCAGACGGGTCAGACGCTCCAGCTCGGGCTCGAGCTTGCCGGGACGCTCTCCGGGCTGGCGGAGCAGCTGGCGCACCTGTGCGCACACACGCTCCCCGCCGCCCGTCTCCTCCGTGTAGCGGAGCAGGGCGGTGGCATACCGAGAGGCTATGATTCCCGTGTTCATCCTACCGTCAGTTGGGGATCTGCGCCTGCGCGGCCTCGTCGACCATCCGGTCGATCAGGCCCTGCTGGGCGGCGTCCCCTTCGAGATCTTTGCGTACGATCTTTTCCGCCACTTCCACCGAGATCATCGCCACCTGGCGGCGGATGTCGCGGATGGCGCTCTCGCGCTCCGCAGCGATCTCCACCTTGGCGTGGTCGAGCAGTTTGGCCGCTTCGGCAGCGGCTTCCTCCTTCGCCTGCGCAATGATGCGCTCGCGCGATTCGGACGCCTCCTTGAGGATGCGGCTCTGCTCCAGACGGGTCTCCTCGATCATTTTGGCCTGCTCCTGGGCCAGGCCCGCCAGACGCGCCTGGGCCTCATCTGCGGCCTTGAGCGAGTCGGCGATATGGTCGGAGCGGGTCTGGACGGCCTTCGTGATGACCGGGAATCCGAACTTCGCAAGGAGGAAGAACACGATCCCGAAGATCACGACCATCCAGAAGAGGAGGCCGAAATCCGGTGTAATCAGCGACATAAGCGATTATTTCGACGTGATGGCAAGCAGACAGACGAGCACGCCGAAGAGGCAGACGCCTTCGATGAGCGCACCGATGATGATGGCCGTGGTCCGCAGACCGCCGGCAATCTCCGGCTGGCGGGCCGAAGCTTCCATCGTGGACTGGGCGAGTTTGCCGATACCGATAGCGGCCGCGAGGGCCACGATGCCGGCTCCGAGGGCGCCGCCGAACTTGGCGAGCGCAGCTGCTTCAAGAATAGTTCCTAACATGACTGTATACGTTTTAGTTGGTTTCGTGTTCGGGTTGCGGATGCGCCAGGCCGATGAAGACGGCCGAAAGCATCGTGAATACATAGGCCTGGATGAAGGCGACCAGCAGTTCCAGGCAGTCCAGGAAGACGCCGAAGAGCGCCGCGATGACGGTCAGCGAACCGTTCAGCACGGGCCCGAGGGCGACCGACAGGAAGATCAGTGCAATCACGCTCAGGAGCATGATGTGCCCCGCGAGGATGTTCGCGAAGAGTCGGATCATCAGCGAGAAGGGCTTGGTGAACATGCCCAGGATCTCGATGAGCGGCATGATGGGGATGGCCTTCAGGAAGAGCGGCACGTCCGGCCAGAGTACTTCCTTCCAGTAGTGCTTGCTTCCGAAGAGGTTGACCATCATGAAGGTGAAGAGGGCGAGGACGCCCGTCACGGCGATATTGCCCGTGATGTTGGCGCCGCCCGGGAAGATCGGGACGATGCCCATCAGGTTGTTGATCAGGATGAAGAAGAAGGCCGTCAGCAGATAGGGCGAGAAACGCTTGTATTCCGGGCCCACGGCATCCTTGATCACGTCCTGCTCGATCATCACGATGACCGGCTCCAGCAGGGCGGCGAGACCCGTGGGTTTCTCCTTGAGGACATCGTGTTTCTTATACCAGCGGGCGCAGAGGAGGATCAGCAGCACCAGCAGGGCGCTGTCGATCATCAGACCGAAGACATTCTTGGTGATGGAAATGTCGATCGGGCGTTCGCCCGTCAGGGCATTGACCAACTTGCCGTCTTCGTTGAGCTTGTAGCCATGCTCGGCGGCATGGTGGAGAGTAAAGACGTGGATGCCGTCATCGATGACGATGCAGGGCAGCATCAGGGCGATTTCCTTGCCGTTGATGGTGGTGATGTGCCATTCGTAGGAGTCGCCGACATGGCCGAACAAATAGGCGTTCATGTCCAGGCTCTCCTCCTGCGCCGCCTCGGGCGCGTCGGGCTGGGCCGCGAGCGTCACCGGCAGCAACAGAAGCAATATGAGCCAGAACTTTCTCATGCCATCTCCGCGCACACCGTGATTTCGTTGTCCTTGACCTTGACCACGCCGCCGCGCACCGCGAAGCGCTGCTCCTGCGTACCCGACACCACGCGCACGTCGCCCGCGCTGAGCGCGGAAATGATGGGGGCGTGGCCCGGCAGGACTTCGAACGGGCTCAGCGAGCCCGGGAGGAAGACTGCCGTCGCCGCCCCCTCGAAGAGGGTGCCTTCGGGGGTCAGGATGCGTATGGTCAACGTCTTGTCTGCCATATCTTTATTGCTTGGCCTGGGCCAGCAGGGCTTCGCCCTTCTTGATCGCGTCCTCGATGGTGCCGACGTTCAGGAACGCCTGCTCGGGGAGGTAGTCCACCTCACCGTCGAGGATCATCTTGAATCCCTTGACCGTGTCGTCGATGTCCACCATCACGCCCGGGCAGCCGGTGAAGGCCGCGGCCACGGCGAACGGCTGGCTGAGGAAGCGCTGCACGCGACGGGCGCGGTTGACGGTCACCTTGTCTTCCTCGGAGAGTTCGTCCATGCCGAGGATGGCGATGATGTCCTGGAGTTCGTTGTATTTCTGCAGGATCTGCTTGACGCGCTGCGCGGTATCATAGTGCTCCTGCCCGACGATGTTGGGGTCGAGGATGCGGGAGGTGGACTCCAGCGGGTCCACGGCCGGGTAGATGCCCAGCGTAGCGATCTTGCGGCTGAGGACCGTGGTCGCGTCGAGGTGCGAGAAGGTCGTGGCCGGGGCCGGGTCCGTCAGGTCGTCGGCCGGCACGTAGACGGCCTGCACCGAGGTGATGGAGCCGTTCTTGGTGGAGGTGATGCGTTCCTGCATCTGGCCCATCTCCGTGGCGAGCGTCGGCTGGTAGCCCACGGCGGAAGGCATACGTCCCAGCAGGGCGGACACTTCGGAGCCGGCCTGCGTGAAACGGAAGATGTTGTCGATGAAGAAGAGGATGTCCTTGGGGCCGTCGGCGCTGCCGCTGTCGCGGAAGGACTCTGCGAGGGTCAGGCCGCTCAGGGCCACGGAGCTACGGGCTCCCGGCGGTTCGTTCATCTGGCCGAAGACCATCGCGACCTGCGACTTCTCGAGAGCGTCGCGGTCGACCTTGGAGAGGTCCCAGTGGCCTTCTTCCATCGATTTGGAGAATTCCTCTCCGTATTTGATGACGTCGGACTCGATCATCTCGCGCAGCAGGTCGTTGCCCTCGCGGGTACGCTCGCCCACGCCGGCGAAGACGGAGAATCCGTTGTGTTTCTTGGCGATGTTGTTGATGAGCTCCTTGATGAGCACGGTCTTGCCCACGCCGGCGCCGCCGAAGAGGCCGATCTTGCCGCCCTTCAGATAGGGCTCCAGCAGGTCGATGACCTTGATGCCGGTAAAGAGCACCTCCTGGGAGGTGGTCAGGTCTTCGAATTTCGGGGGTTCGCGGTGGATCGGGAGGGCGCCTTCGCGCTGCAGCTCGCCCAGACCGTCGATCGTCTCGCCGGTGACATTCATCACGCGGCCGCGGATCTGGCCGCCGACCGGCATGACGATCGGCGTGCCGAGGCACTCGGCCTCGAGGCCGCGCTTCAGGCCGTCGGTGGAATCCATCGCGACGCAACGGACCGTGTCTTCACCTATGTGCTGCTGGACTTCGATGATGAGTTCCCGGCCGTTCGGCCGGATGACTTTGAGGGCGTCATGGATAGCAGGGAGCGATTTCTCCTCCTGGAGGCTCTTCAGATCGAAGTGAACATCCACTACTGGACCGATTATCTGGGAGATACGTCCCTTAAGCGCTTGCGTCATAGGCTTGGTTAATGATTCTGGGCGCGAAGTTACTAAAAAAACTTCAAAACTAAAGAACGCATTTCCGCACATTTATAGGTATTTTTCCGCCATTCTCATCCGCACCCGTTCTGCCTTCCCGGCACGGCAGTTCTTTACCGCCCTTCCCCCGCGGGCGGACGGAAATTATTTTTCGTGCAGCAGCCCGAAAAACCAATTTCCGTCCGCCCTCCACAACGCCAACGCACGGGCGGCGGAAGACGGCAGTTTACCGCTATACCTGCGAAGCAAAGATAGCATCAGCCTTCGGGTAGCGACTGCCGCTGCCGGAAAACCGGAAATCAGGAATAATTAACTCGGAGGCGAAGCCGACAGAGGGGGTTTCCGGGGGATCCTTCCCCCGGATCATCAGGTCCCGTAGGGCGCTGACGCTTTTCGGTAGAGGACGAAGTCCGTATACGAAAGAAGCCCGATTGAATTTCTTCAATCGGGCTTCCGAAAAGCGGCAGCGGCCTACTCTCCCACCTGGTGGGGCAGTACCATCGGCGCTGGTGCGTTTAACTTCTCTGTTCGGGATGGGAAGAGGTGGTTCCACACCGCTATAACCGCCGCAGTATATTACTTGAGAGAGATACACGCAATCTGTTTCAATTGCTCCCGGTGAAGAAATCTGGCTACTCAAAAGATTTCGGGCGATTAGTACAGGTCGACTGAACACATTGCTGTGCTTACATCTCCTGCCTATCAACGTGGTAGTCTCCCACGACCCTATAAGGAAGTCTCATCTTGAAGACGGCTTCGCGCTTAGATGCTTTCAGCGCTTATCCTGACCGAACGTGGATACCCGGCGGTGCAGCTGGCGCCACAACCGGTATACCAGAGGTTCGTCCGACCCGGTCCTCTCGTACTAAGGTCAGACCTTCTCAAACTTCTAACGCCCACAACAGATAGAGACCGAACTGTCTCACGACGTTCTGAACCCAGCTCGCGTGCCACTTTAATCGGCGAACAGCCGAACCCTTGGAACCTGCTCCAGCCCCAGGACGTGACGAGCCGACATCGAGGTGCCAAACCGCTCCGTCGATTTGAGCTCTTGGGAGCGATCAGCCTGTTATCCCCGGAGTACCTTTTATCCTATGAGCGATGGCCCTCCCATGAGGAACCACCGGATCACTTTGCCCTACTTTCGTACCTGCTCGACTTGTTTGTCTCCCAGTCAAGCCCGCTTATGCCACTGCACTCTCCGCGCGGTTACCATTCGCGCTGAGCGGACCTTGGGAAGCCTCCGTTACTCTTTTGGAGGCGACCACCCCAGTCAAACTACCCACCAAGCGGTGTCCCACTCTCGTGGTTAGGCCCCGGGCGAGCAAAGGGTGGTATTTCAATGGCGACTCCACAGTTACTAGCGTCCCTGCTTCACAGTCTCCCACCTATGCTACACATCACTCGTCCAAGACCAGCGCTAAGCTATAGTAAAGGTTCACGGGGTCTTTTCGTCCCGTTGCGGGTAGGCGGCATCTTCACCGCCACTACAATTTCACCGAGCTCACGGCTGAGACAGTACCCAGATCGTTACACCATTCGTGCAGGTCGGAACTTACCCGACAAGGAATTTCGCTACCTTAGGACCGTTATAGTTACGGCCGCCGTTTACCGGGGCTTCGATTCAGACCTTCGCTTGCGCTAAGCCCCCCTCTTAACCTTCCGGCACCGGGCAGGTGTCAGGCCATATTCGTCATCTTAACGATTTAGCATAGCCATGTGTTTTTGGTAAACAGTCGCCTGGGCCATTTCTCTGCGCCCTGTCGCCAGGGTCCGCTTCTCCCGAAGTTACGCGGTCAATTTGCCTAGTTCCTTAGCCGTGATTCACTCGAGCACCTGAGGATTCTCTCCTCACCCACCTGTGTCGGTTTACGGTACGGGTCGTATTGCGCTTAGCGATAGAATGATTTTCTTGCGAGCTTGATTACCTGCGCTGTCCGTTCCTCCGAAGATTCACGGTACTGTCGGCTTTCAGTTTCCCTACGGCCTTCAACGTGGACATTTCCGTTGCCACGCGGCAGTGTCACTCCTCGGTCTCATCCTATCCTGCAACACGAGTACTGGAATATTAACCAGTTCGCCATCAGGTTCGCCTCTCGGCTGCCCCTTAGGTCCCGACTAACCCTGATCCGTTTAACGTTGTTCAGGAAACCTTGGGTTTTCGGTGTGAATATTTCTATATTCATTATCGTTACTTATGCCTACATTTTCTTTTCCAGACGCTCCAGCAGACCTCACGGTCCACCTTCGACGCTGACTGGAATGCTCCCCTACCACGCAATGCGAAATTGCGTCCTTAGCTTCGGCGACAGTTTTTATGCCCGGTCATCATCCACGCATCACCGCTCGACTAGTGAGCTGTTACGCACTCTTTGAATGAATAGCTGCTTCCAAGCTAACATCCTAGCTGTCTTAGCGGTGTCACTTCGTTTCGTCTCAACTTAAACTGCTCTTGGGGGCCTTAGCTGAAGGTCTGGGCTCTTACCCTTTCGCCGACGGATATTAGCACCCGACGACTCACTCCCGTCCTTTAATCTTCGCGCATTCGGAGTTTATCAGAAATCGATAGGCGATGAAGCCCTCTTTTCCTATCAGTCGCTCTACCTCACGAAGACACAGACGAGGCTGTCCCTAAAGACATTTCGGGGAGTACGAGCTATCTCCCAGTTTGATTGGCCTTTCACTCCTACCCACAGCTCATCCAAGCCCTTTTCAACGGAAACTGGTTCGGGCCTCCAGTGCCTGTTACGGCACCTTCACCCTGGCCATGGGTAGATCACTAGGTTTCGCGTCTGCTCCCGATGACTGAACGCCCTGTTCAGACTCGCTCTCGCTCCGGCTTACGTCCCTGAAGGACTTAACCTCGCCATCGAGAAGCAACTCGTAGGCTCATTATGCAAAAGGCACGCCGTCGTCCTTTCGGACTCCGACCGCTTGTAAACGAACGGTTTCAGGTTCTA includes:
- a CDS encoding ATP synthase F0 subcomplex A subunit; amino-acid sequence: MRKFWLILLLLLPVTLAAQPDAPEAAQEESLDMNAYLFGHVGDSYEWHITTINGKEIALMLPCIVIDDGIHVFTLHHAAEHGYKLNEDGKLVNALTGERPIDISITKNVFGLMIDSALLVLLILLCARWYKKHDVLKEKPTGLAALLEPVIVMIEQDVIKDAVGPEYKRFSPYLLTAFFFILINNLMGIVPIFPGGANITGNIAVTGVLALFTFMMVNLFGSKHYWKEVLWPDVPLFLKAIPIMPLIEILGMFTKPFSLMIRLFANILAGHIMLLSVIALIFLSVALGPVLNGSLTVIAALFGVFLDCLELLVAFIQAYVFTMLSAVFIGLAHPQPEHETN
- a CDS encoding F-type H+-transporting ATPase subunit delta, with product MNTGIIASRYATALLRYTEETGGGERVCAQVRQLLRQPGERPGKLEPELERLTRLLVKNGRLEDVRFIFRSFIAMYYRSRGIRVARLVTAVPSPELERKLRTVLEKQFGGDVLIESDVNPDLLGGFTLEVDDYLLDASVRRQIETIRRQFVISNNRIV
- a CDS encoding F-type H+-transporting ATPase subunit beta — encoded protein: MTQALKGRISQIIGPVVDVHFDLKSLQEEKSLPAIHDALKVIRPNGRELIIEVQQHIGEDTVRCVAMDSTDGLKRGLEAECLGTPIVMPVGGQIRGRVMNVTGETIDGLGELQREGALPIHREPPKFEDLTTSQEVLFTGIKVIDLLEPYLKGGKIGLFGGAGVGKTVLIKELINNIAKKHNGFSVFAGVGERTREGNDLLREMIESDVIKYGEEFSKSMEEGHWDLSKVDRDALEKSQVAMVFGQMNEPPGARSSVALSGLTLAESFRDSGSADGPKDILFFIDNIFRFTQAGSEVSALLGRMPSAVGYQPTLATEMGQMQERITSTKNGSITSVQAVYVPADDLTDPAPATTFSHLDATTVLSRKIATLGIYPAVDPLESTSRILDPNIVGQEHYDTAQRVKQILQKYNELQDIIAILGMDELSEEDKVTVNRARRVQRFLSQPFAVAAAFTGCPGVMVDIDDTVKGFKMILDGEVDYLPEQAFLNVGTIEDAIKKGEALLAQAKQ
- a CDS encoding ATP synthase F0 subcomplex C subunit, with translation MLGTILEAAALAKFGGALGAGIVALAAAIGIGKLAQSTMEASARQPEIAGGLRTTAIIIGALIEGVCLFGVLVCLLAITSK
- a CDS encoding ATP synthase F0 subcomplex B subunit, with protein sequence MSLITPDFGLLFWMVVIFGIVFFLLAKFGFPVITKAVQTRSDHIADSLKAADEAQARLAGLAQEQAKMIEETRLEQSRILKEASESRERIIAQAKEEAAAEAAKLLDHAKVEIAAERESAIRDIRRQVAMISVEVAEKIVRKDLEGDAAQQGLIDRMVDEAAQAQIPN
- a CDS encoding ATP synthase F1 subcomplex epsilon subunit, with product MADKTLTIRILTPEGTLFEGAATAVFLPGSLSPFEVLPGHAPIISALSAGDVRVVSGTQEQRFAVRGGVVKVKDNEITVCAEMA